The Schistocerca cancellata isolate TAMUIC-IGC-003103 chromosome 4, iqSchCanc2.1, whole genome shotgun sequence genome contains a region encoding:
- the LOC126185222 gene encoding uncharacterized protein LOC126185222 — protein MKQRFAVPKEDGRGKHGNYPYKFQDKAVQSVREFLNAIPKYISHYSGQPNPNKVYLDCDLTIASLFRDKYSEYCKEKQVPAVSESKFREIFVSEFNVGFKLPKSDTCSKCDGFLIAINNPELCAEEVT, from the exons atgaagcagagatttgcagtgccaaaagaagatggaagag gaaaacatggaaactacccatataaatttcaagacaaagctgtacaaagtgttagagaatttctcaacgccATACCGAAATATATCAGTCATTACAGTGGGCAACCGAACCCTaataaagtgtatttggattgtgatctcacaattgcttccttatttcgagataaatactcagaatactgcaaggaaaagcaggttcctgcagtatctgaaagtaaattcagagaaattttcgtatctgaatttaatgtaggcttcaaactaccaaaaagtgacacctgttcaaaatgtgatggatttctaattgctataaataacccagaattatgtgcagaagaagtcacataa